The window TTACAGGAACGAGCAttgaaacaacatgcaggtcagttTGGCAAATTAATGCGGTTACCACCAGAAGCCATcattgaactacaatggtggatgggtaacataagactcagctcaagggaaatctttatcgagagcccatcagtgtttctccaaaccgacgcaagcgggttaggatggggagccacaaacacagacaagagctgtggaggcagatggaacgaGCAAGAGTCAACTATACTCCAACattatggaatcaattacctagaattgttgggggcacaatatggactcaagtctCTCTGTTACAACATGCAACAAgtgcatgttcaaattcagattgataacactacggcggtagcatatatcaatcacatgggtggtatAAAATCTGTATCATGCGACAGATTATCTAACCTCATCTGGCACTGGTGCAttgagagggatatttgggtcacggcagtatatctaccagggagatataacacggtggcagatgcaaggtaacgaatgtttaatgataacatagaatggatgttggatcgtaCGGTATTCAAAGAAATAACAATacgatttggcactccagatGTGGACCTCTTTGCATCTAGATtgaaccatcaattacccagatatgtgtcctgggaaccagacccaggagcagagtcagtggatgccttttccctaaactggggaggaatgtatatCTATGCATTCCCACCATTCCGCCTCATAAACCGATGCTtggcaaaaatcaagcaagacttgaAGTAAGAATTGAAGAAAAATCAagcaagattgctcccgatgttggggaagtccaggacaaggggtcacagcttaaggataagggggaaatcctttaaaaccgagatgagaagaacttttttcacacagagagtggtgaatctctggaactccctgccacagagggtagtcgaggccagttcattggctatatttaagagggagttagatgtggcccttgtggctaaggggatcagagggtatggagagaaggcaggtacgggatactgagttggatgatcagccatgatcatattgaatggcggtgcaggctcgaagggccgaatggcctactcctgcacctaatttctatgtttctatgtttctaagacaaagccacaggcattatagtagtaccagattggcctacacaagcctggttcccaaaaatatTGGGGATCAGagtccagccattaatggttgtacctaagaggagagatctcctagtaaacccagtttcagggagcaGCCATCCACTCTCAGACCGGATtgatttgttggtttgcagattctaagAAGGCCATTTCAAGACATTGGATTATCCGAACGGactgtggatgtcatcacaaaAGCATGGAGGGAGAGTACCAAAATACAGTACGCCACTCATATTAAGAAGTGGGAAACTTTTTGCCATGCAAACGAAATAacctacaacacagttcggatatcgGATgttttggagttcctatcaagcctgtactatgactataaattaagttatagtgcaatcaacaGTGCCAGATGTGCACTGTCCTCTTATTTGACACAGGAGGCAGGGCACGGGCCGATAGGAATGCACCCCTTCGTAATAAaactcatgaagggaatttataaTTTGATACCTCCAAGGCCTagatacacggacacatgggatgtgagcgtggtactgacCTTACTTCGTCAGTGGGGACAACCAACGGCCTTATCCTTGCCAAAACTTACTTTGAAAGTAGTTATGCTGATGGCGCtaataacagcccaaagagtccagacactacaaaaactacgactggactacatgaccagcaaCATGAATGATATAACATTcattgatcaaacagagcaggccaggaatgccagtaaTGAAGATccaatgagagcctctatgtatgttatgtcttgtgctgtatgttctatgttggacccccgcgaaaacgagatgactgtccatctcaaggggttctccatgaataaacttgtttgtTGTTTCAACatgtacaatggtggggagtgtggtgtgtgtgagggactgggctacatctacaatggtggggagtgtggtgtgtgtgagggactgggctacatctacaatggtggggagtgtggtctgtgtgagggactgggctacatctacaatggtggggagtgtggtctgtgtgagggactgggcaacatctacaactctgcaatttcttgcatcccAATTAGAGAGTGCATCTGCGGACATTAGTAACATCATTAGAGACATCCCTAGTctactgaggaagtagaggcattggcgtGCAATACtatagactttagggatacatcacggaaacaggcccatcagcccgccAAGTCCGAgcggaccattgatcaccccgtacactagcactatcccacacactagggacaatttacaattttaccaaagccaattaacctacaaacccgcatgtgtttggagtgtgggaggaaaccgaagatcttggagaaaacccacgcaggtcacggggagaacgtccctcACAGCGACCCCCCCACGCCGGGCCCtaattgttcttcacggcggtccCCACACGCTGGGCTCCCATTGCCTtcccctccttcctaaaggaacatcctttaattctgaggctgtgccctctagtcctagactctcccactagtggaaacatcctctccacatccactctatccgggctttTCGCTGTTCGGTGAGTTATGTTGAAGACCAACTGAATGAGCAGGAGAATCGAGGCCGGGTGGAAACCAAAGGTCTTTTATTTCACAGCAACCGTACGGAATACTCGTTGAAGCAACGGCCGCTTATTGAAGCCAAGCTCACGGTTCCAGGCAGAAACAGGAAAAACAAACCACTCTTTTGTAGAAACCACGAGCTGCAGAAACTGGTGAATACAcacaaggacacagagtgctggagtaactcagcgggtcaggcagcatctgtggagaacatggataggtgacgtttcacagagtgctggattatctcagtccaataggtggagcaaagggtatgatacagattgcagaatatagttctctacattgtagcgcatcagttccagagacaaagtccgatgtccgcaatggggtggaggtgaatcggacagtaccctagcttatggaagggccgttcacaagcctgataacaggggaagaagctgttcctgagtctggtggtgcgcgctttctagcttctgtaccttctgccggacgggagcggggagaagaaggaatgactggggtgggacagggacacatctttgatgatgtcggctgctttcccgaggcagcgtgaagtgttgagTCAACATCTGTTTAGGTTTCGGGTTATTATGAGTCCAGtgtctgcaatggggtggaggtgaaccgGACCGTACCCTCGTTCACCcatagtggacattggactttgggtggtgggtgtctggaatgagctgctggaaaaGGTAGATGAggggggactatcacaatgtttaatagatatttagacaggtacatggataggacaggtttggagggatctgggccaaacacgggccttGTATATTGGGCATgtaggtcggtgtggacaagttgggccgaagggcctgtttccatgctgtatcactctgggtGCCACATTCAGATTGGACACATCCCAATATGGTGATTCTGTGGAGTTCAGTAGAAGTCACTGGAGACTTGCCAGAAAttctagtaggaaggaactgcagatattaatgggtgtttttaaggcagagatagatagattcttgattagtgcgggtgtcaggggttatggggagaaggcaggagaatggggtaaggagggagagatagatcagccatgattgaatggcagagtagacttgatggggtgaatggtCTAATTTCTGCTCCAACGACTTATGATGCCTCGccaatccatgtgctccagagatgctgagttgctccagcaatttgtgtcttttgttggGAAGGAGTGGGAtggggttgggggaagggggtggtgggggaggggtggggggggagctgTCTAAATGGTGGTAGATGTCTGCCCAGCGACTGAGGATGAGCGTGATTTATTGAATTGGGATTCTTTGCTTCTCTTTATGAGGCCTTTATGAGCCAGGAGTTTGACCAGGTTGCTCCTGAACTTCACCCCGATGAAGACGTAGAGGATTGGGTTGATGCAGCTGTGAAGAAAGGCCAAGCACTGGGTGGCCAGCACGGCCCTGTCCAAGTGGTCACGTTGGATGCAGGAGACTTTGATGTGTTTGACTCTCACCAGCATGTCCACAACCATGGTTAGATGGTAGGACAGGCGGACCAGTCAAATTCATTGCCGTAGAACATTTCATTGTAGAGGACGGGCGAGGACAGGAGCAGGGCCACGAGCCAGACGATGGCACACACCAGTTTGACCATTCACGGCCTCTTGTGGCCGTGTGACTGGACAGAGCGGACAATGGCCAGGTAGCGGTCCACGCTGATGCAGGCCAGCAGGAGGATGCCACTGTAAAAGTTCACCTCCTGCAACATACTGATCATCTTACACATGGCGTCACCAAACATCCAGCCAGACACGGCGTCCACTGCCCAGAAGGGCAGGGTGAGGGCAAAGAGCAGGTCGGCCGTGGCCAGATGGAGCAGGTAGACGTCCGTGGATGAGATGGAGCGGCGGTTGTGAAGGATGACCACCAACACCAGTACATTCCCCGTCACGGCCAAGAGACACACCAGGCTGTAGACCACCGCCGTGATGGTCTTCATGGTCACAAACTCTCTTCTTACACATGAAATTGTGTCTGGATCGATAATGAAGTCTTCAGTTCCGTTTGTGGACCACGGGAAAGACATTTTCTGGAACGAAAAATAGATTCGCAAATGAGATATTTAAGAAAGTTTAACAAAGTTTAAGAATGTttaataaacccactgactcccatggctatctggaccacacatcttcccaccctgcttcctgtaagaactctatcccctactcccaattcctctgtctacgccgcatctgcacccaggtgaGGTGTtctacaccagggcatcggagatgtcctcattctttagggaaggggggttcccttcttctactatagatgaggctctcaccagggtcactTCTATACcatgtgactctgctctcactccccttccaccctaccaggcgtcatatacaacagataatcctccgacattttcgccacctccaatgggatcccaccactggccactctTCCAATCTCCTCCGTTGtccgctttccgcaaagaccgcaccctccgtaactccctggtcaatttgtcccttcccacccaaaccatcccctccccaggcacttgcccttgcaaccgcaggaaatgctacacttgtcgctttacctccccccttgactccatccaaggacccaagcagtctttccaggtgcggcagaggttcacctgcacctcctccaacctcatctattgcatccgctgctctaggtgtcagctgctctacatcggtgaggccaatcgtaggcttggcgatcgcttcgcccaacacctccgctcggttcgcaataaccaacctgatctcccggtggctcagcacttcaactccccctcccattcccaatttgacttttctgtcctgggcctcctccatggccagaggtagtcccaccgcaaattggaggagcagcacctcatatttcgcttgggcagtttacaccccagcggtatgaacattgacttctccaatttcaggtagtccctgctttctccctccttcccctccccttcccagctctcccataacccactgtctccgcctcttcctttattcttcctgtccccccctcccccacatcagtctcaaaaagggtctcgacccgaaacgtcgcctatttccttcgctccatagatgctgcctcacccgctgagtttctccagcatttttgtcatgaGATGTTGAGATTATTTAAGAGATACAGAttgacacagagggtgatgggtgtatggaacaagctgccagaggaggtagttgaggcaggggctatcccaatatttaagaaacagttagacaggtacatggatgatagacacaaaaagctggagtaactcagctggacaggcagcatctctggagagaaggcattggtgacatttcagtcgagacccttcttcagactgatcacaaaGGTCCCGACACGAAATGACGCCcaatccttcgctccacagatgctgcctgtcccgctgagttactccagctttttgtgtctatctttggtttaaaccagcatctgcagttccttcctacacgtggataatatgacaggtttggagggtgttggacaggtgggactggtgtagatgggacatgttggccggtgtgggcaaggtgggccaaaggtagggttgccaactgtcccgtattagccgggacacccCGTATAttggggctaaattggtttgtcctgtaCGGGACCACCCTtgccccgtatttgactgctactactcgggtcgaggggactgtcgggtcggaccccacctcacccgtcccgacgtagtgcagcccatggagtgcagcagcagcagtaccTCGCCCATGTCCctgtcggtcggtcggcagcccggccagctgtccgaccttcggactttcgcttaccggcgacaccaccaccacccctccttctcatggccgatcatcggttcatgagttagatggggtgccggactttgaccCCAGGTCAAAACTCCTCAACTGGCCCgccgctgggctttgtgtgcagtccagcacccgggccaactcatcattcacccagccaaggccgattcggtcaacgaattggcgtcgagaatttgtcccttattttgaccttttgtccctcatTTGGGAGTTGGTGACccaagccgaagggcctgcttcacgatgtatcactctgtgactctatgatacagcattggagacatgccaaacattCTTCGTctactaaggaagtagaggcattggtgtgtatactttagactttagagatgcagcacgggtacaggcccttcggcccaccgagtccgcaccgaccagcgatccctgcatattaacactaccttgcacacactagggacagtttacatttacaccaagccaattaatgtacaaacctgcacgtctttggagtgtgggaggaaaccgaagatcttggagaaaacccacgcaggtcacggggagaaggtacaaactccgtacagacagcacccgtgtgaAAGATCtaaccgggatctctggcgctataaagcaGTAGCActacccgctgagccactgtgccgtccacgaGCCGGGCAGTGGACGCTGTGTCTGGCTGGGTGTTTGGTGatgccatgtgtaggaaggaactgcagatgctggtttacaccaaagatagacacaacatgctggagtaatggacaggactggtttggagagatatgggccaaacgcaggcgggtgagactggtgtagatgggacgtgttggctggtgtgggcaagttgggccgaaggacctgtttccacgctgtatcactctgtgactccatgactcccccaccctagttctcccactagctctgctgtcctcctgattaaatattactgattgtaagcCTCGTTGTCAATTTCCCCATCTACATCTCCTTGACCacggtcccctttgatctgtattttcacacctttcccttccatatctctatccctctcccgactctcagtctgaagaagggtctcaacctgaaacatcacccattccttcactccagagatataaccatataacaattacagcacggaaacaggccatctcggccctacaagtctgtgccgaacaattattttcccttagtcccacctgcctgcactcataccataaccctccattcccttctcatccatatacctatccaatttatttttaaatgataccaacgaacctgcctccaccacttccactggaagctcattccacaccgctaccactctctgaataaagaagttccccctcatgttacccctaaacttctgtcccttaattctgaagacatgtcctcttgtttgaatcttccctattctcaaagggaaaagcttgtccacatcaactctgtctatccctctcatcattttaaagacctctatcaagtccccccttaaccttctgcgctccagagaataaagacctaacttattcaacctttctctgtaacttagttgttgaaacccaggcaacattctagtaaatctcctctgtactctctctattttgttgacatccttcctataattgggcgaccaaaattgtacaccatactccagatttggtctcaccaatgccttgtacaattttaacattacatcccagcttctatactcaatgctctgatttataaaggctagcataccaaaagctttctttaccaccctatctatatgagattccaccttcaaggaactatgcacggttattcccagatccctctgttcaactgcattcttcaattccctaccatttaccatgtacgttctattttgatttgtcctgccaaggtgtagcacctcacatttatcagcattaaactccatctgccatctttcagcccattcttccaaatggcctaaatcactccgtagactttggaaatcctcttcattatccacaacaccccctatcttggtatcatctgcatacttactaatccaatttaccacaccttcgtccagatcattgatgtacatgacaaacaacaaaggacccaacacagatccctgaggcaccccactagtcacctgcctccaacccgacaaacagccatccaccattaccctctggggtctcccattcagccattgttgaatccatcttgctactcctgcatttatacccaacagttgaaccttcttaaccaaccttcttaaccagacagatgttgcctgtcccgctgagttacaccaccattttgtgtctatcttcagcaaatgAATTATGAGGTATTTGGGACTTTAAACCATTATTTCATTAGGCTTTAAACTTTacattttagaggtacagcacggaaacaggccgttcagcccgtcccgaccagcgatcaccccataaactagcaatatcctgcacactagggacaattttacaactgtcCAGAgtcatgatcagtctgaagaaggatcttgacccgaaatgtcacctattccttcgctccatagatgctgcctcacccgctgagtttctccagcatttttgtctaccttcaatttttccaattcttgcagttctttcttaaacagagccattaatttcatgttcataagttctaggagcagaattaggccattcggcccatcaagtctactccgccatccaatcatggctgatctatctctccctcctaaccccattctcctgccttctccccataacccttgatacccgtattaatcaagaatctatcaaactccaacttggcctccacagatgttgccgattaggaaaaggggagatgcaacgagacctgggtgtcatggtacacccgtcattgaaagtaggcatgcaggtgcagcaggcagtgaagaaagcgaatggtatgttagcattcatagctaaaggatttgagtatagagcagggaggttctactgcagttgtacagggtcttggtgagaccacacctggagtattgcgtacagttttggtctcttaatctgaggaaggacattcttgccatagagggagtacagagaaggttcaccagactgattctgggatgtcaggactttcatatgaagaaagactggatagactcggcttgtactcgctagaatttagaagattgagggggatcttatagaaacttacaaaattcttaaggggttggacaggctagatgcaggaagattgttcccgatattggggaagtccagaacaaggggttcaaGTATAAAGGATAGTtttaggataaaggggaaatcttttaggactgagaagagaaaaaacatttttcacacagagagtggtgaatctctggaattctctgccacagaatctagttgaggccagttcattggctatatttaagaaggagctagatgtggcccttgtggctaaagggatcagggggtatgtagaaaaggtaggtacaggatacggaattggatga is drawn from Amblyraja radiata isolate CabotCenter1 chromosome 7, sAmbRad1.1.pri, whole genome shotgun sequence and contains these coding sequences:
- the LOC116974913 gene encoding LOW QUALITY PROTEIN: C-X-C chemokine receptor type 2-like (The sequence of the model RefSeq protein was modified relative to this genomic sequence to represent the inferred CDS: substituted 1 base at 1 genomic stop codon); the protein is MKTITAVVYSLVCLLAVTGNVLVLVVILHNRRSISSTDVYLLHLATADLLFALTLPFWAVDAVSGWMFGDAMCKMISMLQEVNFYSGILLLACISVDRYLAIVRSVQSHGHKRPXMVKLVCAIVWLVALLLSSPVLYNEMFYDLTMVVDMLVRVKHIKVSCIQRDHLDRAVLATQCLAFLHSCINPILYVFIGVKFRSNLVKLLAHKGLIKRSKESQFNKSRSSSVAGQTSTTI